From the Clarias gariepinus isolate MV-2021 ecotype Netherlands chromosome 3, CGAR_prim_01v2, whole genome shotgun sequence genome, one window contains:
- the sord gene encoding sorbitol dehydrogenase: MEKDNLSAVLHAKGDLRLEQRPIPEPGANEVLLQMHSVGICGSDVHYWENGRIGDFVLQKPMVLGHEASGRVVKVGSAVTHLKPGDRVAIEPGVPRETDEFFKTGRYNISPTVFFCATPPDDGNLCRYYKHNANFCYKLPDNVSYEEGALIEPLSVGIHACRRGGVTLGSFVFICGAGPIGLVSLLVAKSMGASQVLISDLSTDRLAKAKELGADFVLPIKRGDTPQELAKRVDGMLGGTPHITIECTGVESSIQTAIYATRSGGVVVLVGLGAEMTAVPLVRVATRELDIRGVFRYCNTWPVAISMLASKRVNVMPLVTHRFPLEQAVQAFETTKQGIGIKVMLKCDKNDQAP, from the exons ATGGAGAAGGACAACCTTTCAGCAGTGTTGCACGCTAAAGGCGATTTGAGGCTG GAACAACGTCCCATCCCAGAACCTGGAGCTAATG AGGTTTTACTTCAGATGCACTCAGTGGGAATCTGCGGCTCAGACGTACACTACTGGGAAAATGGACGGATTGGGGATTTTGTTCTTCAGAAGCCGATGGTCCTGGGCCACGAGGCATCAGGGCGAGTGGTCAAAGTAGGATCTGCAGTCACTCATCTTAAACCAG GTGACAGGGTGGCTATTGAACCTGGAGTTCCCCGAGAAACAGACGAGTTTTTTAAAACTGGACGTTACAACATATCACCCACAGTGTTCTTCTGTGCCACACCACCTGATGACGGGAACCTCTGCAGATACTACAAACATAATGCTAACTTCTGCTACAA GCTTCCTGATAATGTGAGTTATGAGGAAGGAGCATTGATTGAGCCACTCTCAGTGGGGATTCACGCTTGCAGAAGAGGCGGAGTTACTCTGGGAAGCTTTGTGTTCATCTGTGGTGCAG GACCGATCGGTCTGGTCTCTCTGTTGGTAGCCAAATCCATGGGAGCCTCTCAAGTGCTTATAAGTG ACCTTTCTACTGATAGGTTGGCGAAGGCTAAAGAGTTAGGAGCTGACTTTGTTCTTCCTATTAAGAGAGGGGATACACCACAGGAACTGGCTAAACGTGTGGATGGCATGCTGGGGGGCACGCCTCATATAACCATAGAGTGTACCGGTGTCGAGAGCAGCATCCAAACAGCAATCTAT gCCACTCGCTCCGGAGGTGTAGTTGTTTTGGTTGGACTTGGCGCTGAAATGACCGCAGTGCCTCTTGTTAGAGTTGCTACCAGAGAACTGGACATCAGAGGCGTGTTCCGCTACTGCAACAC GTGGCCTGTGGCTATTTCTATGCTGGCCTCTAAGCGGGTGAATGTAATGCCTCTGGTCACACACCGCTTTCCACTGGAGCAAGCTGTGCAGGCGTTTGAGACGACTAAACAGGGCATTGGGATCAAAGTCATGCTAAAGTGTGACAAAAATGACCAGGCCCCGTGA